The proteins below come from a single Desulfovibrio litoralis DSM 11393 genomic window:
- the ftsZ gene encoding cell division protein FtsZ, translated as MLITDIYADPPAKIKVIGVGGAGGNAVNNMIMSNLSGVTFIAANTDVQALGVSQASIKIQLGEKLTKGLGAGAIPQVGCDAALESLDQIKAAIGDADLVFVTAGMGGGTGTGAAPVIAKAAKEMGALTVGVVTKPFSFEGKRRLNSAVNGIADFRQHVDSIITIPNDRLVQLAHKKATFAEMLRKADEVLYHAVKGISDVIIVPGLINLDFNDVKTVMSESGLAMMGSGLASGEGRGREAAMRAITSPLLEDVSIDGARGVLINLTSSSDVGMEEVAEASNVIQEAAHEDANIIFGTALDDEMGDAIRVTVIATGLSNSAFEAVSAKAASIQNTVVSPMNPNPTTRINPTHNQHNNAGYQQQNTYNQQQGYNRSPSPVETHLGAGYSYDPSRKQHFLGNLSEEERNQPSFLRNPVNKNSAVHTPGDISFSFDDDDTYGTPSFMRKQAN; from the coding sequence ATGTTAATTACAGATATTTATGCAGATCCACCTGCTAAGATTAAAGTTATAGGTGTTGGTGGTGCCGGTGGAAACGCCGTTAACAACATGATTATGTCAAATTTAAGTGGCGTAACCTTTATTGCTGCTAATACTGATGTTCAGGCTTTAGGCGTTTCACAAGCAAGTATTAAGATTCAACTTGGTGAAAAATTGACCAAAGGTCTTGGTGCCGGAGCGATTCCTCAAGTTGGTTGTGATGCTGCTTTAGAAAGCTTAGATCAAATTAAAGCTGCTATTGGTGATGCTGACTTGGTTTTTGTTACCGCCGGAATGGGCGGTGGAACAGGTACCGGGGCTGCTCCCGTAATTGCGAAAGCCGCTAAAGAAATGGGTGCTTTAACCGTAGGTGTTGTTACCAAGCCATTTTCTTTTGAAGGAAAACGTCGCCTTAATTCGGCGGTTAACGGTATAGCCGATTTTCGTCAACATGTTGACTCTATCATTACAATTCCAAACGATCGCTTAGTTCAGCTTGCACATAAAAAAGCAACCTTTGCAGAAATGTTAAGAAAGGCAGACGAAGTTTTATATCATGCGGTAAAAGGTATTTCAGACGTTATTATTGTTCCGGGTTTAATTAACCTTGACTTTAACGACGTAAAAACCGTTATGAGTGAATCAGGTCTTGCAATGATGGGTTCAGGCCTTGCATCAGGAGAGGGTAGAGGGCGTGAAGCTGCTATGCGTGCGATTACCAGCCCATTACTTGAAGATGTTTCAATAGACGGAGCCAGAGGGGTTTTAATTAACCTTACAAGTAGTTCTGATGTTGGAATGGAAGAAGTCGCCGAAGCCTCAAACGTTATTCAAGAAGCAGCTCATGAAGATGCCAATATTATTTTTGGTACTGCTCTTGATGATGAAATGGGTGATGCTATAAGAGTTACGGTTATTGCTACCGGTTTAAGCAATTCTGCTTTTGAAGCTGTTTCCGCTAAGGCGGCAAGCATTCAAAATACGGTTGTTTCTCCGATGAATCCTAACCCGACTACTAGAATTAATCCAACACATAATCAGCATAATAATGCCGGTTATCAACAACAAAATACTTACAACCAACAACAAGGTTATAATAGAAGCCCTTCCCCTGTTGAAACTCACCTTGGAGCAGGTTATTCTTACGATCCTTCAAGAAAACAACATTTTCTTGGAAACTTATCGGAAGAAGAACGCAATCAGCCTAGCTTTTTGCGTAACCCCGTAAATAAAAATTCGGCGGTACATACTCCCGGAGATATAAGCTTTAGCTTTGATGACGACGATACTTACGGAACTCCTTCTTTTATGCGTAAGCAGGCTAACTAA
- a CDS encoding SDR family oxidoreductase, which translates to MNQPNKKVICITGASSGFGTATAKKFIQNGWNCIITGRRQERLESLAKELGEENTLTLAFDVTDNKAVEKNLSNLPEKFSKISVLVNNAGLALGLEPAQRCDLQDWETMIDTNIKGLLYCTRLLLPKMIKQEEGHIINLGSVAATNPYFGGNTYGATKAFVRQFSRNLRTDLHGTGLRVTNIEPGLAESEFSIVRFKGDKEKADNLYKGAHPITPNDIADMIYWVATTPKHININNIEVMPTSQSWSPLQVYKS; encoded by the coding sequence ATGAATCAACCAAACAAAAAAGTAATCTGTATTACCGGAGCAAGTTCTGGTTTTGGAACAGCCACCGCCAAAAAGTTTATACAAAACGGTTGGAACTGTATTATTACAGGACGCAGACAAGAGCGTCTTGAAAGCTTGGCGAAAGAACTTGGAGAGGAAAATACCTTAACTTTAGCTTTTGATGTTACCGACAATAAAGCCGTTGAAAAAAATCTATCCAACCTTCCTGAAAAATTTAGTAAAATAAGCGTGCTTGTAAATAACGCCGGTTTGGCGCTTGGCTTAGAGCCGGCACAAAGATGCGACCTTCAAGACTGGGAAACCATGATTGATACCAATATAAAAGGCTTATTATATTGTACGCGTTTACTGCTTCCGAAAATGATCAAACAAGAAGAAGGTCATATTATCAACCTTGGTTCTGTTGCCGCTACTAATCCTTATTTTGGAGGTAACACCTATGGGGCTACCAAGGCTTTTGTTAGACAGTTTTCCCGTAATCTGCGAACTGATTTACACGGAACGGGGCTAAGAGTTACAAATATAGAACCGGGGTTGGCAGAAAGCGAATTTTCCATTGTACGTTTTAAAGGCGACAAAGAAAAAGCAGACAATCTCTATAAAGGAGCTCACCCAATTACACCAAACGATATTGCTGATATGATTTATTGGGTTGCAACAACGCCTAAGCATATCAATATTAACAATATTGAGGTAATGCCAACAAGTCAGTCTTGGTCTCCGTTACAAGTTTATAAAAGCTAA
- a CDS encoding branched-chain amino acid ABC transporter substrate-binding protein, producing MIFHKLFRAPLLIFSLVLISCSAHASDVITIGVATPQSGDFAMLGKSVLDGVSVVVDDLNAHGGLLGKQIKIVVGDDNCNPDLAVNIAKKLINDKVDAVIGHLCSGATKSALPFYTEEKIITISPSAANVDLTKSGSFPYFFRTIPPSNLQSKLCADFALNILNAQKVAIIHDKSDYGNTYAGFVNRLVQTDEYASVVLFQGFSKNNVNYNDIVQKIIKSKADTVFFGGYHPEGAKLILKLKENNIKVNFISSVSLYTENIFQLLGNNTDNVYLAGTKNCSPFPLNKKATEELKKRYNKEPLGFYFEAYSAMLVLANAIETAQSTETDKVLNALKTQKTETPLGTIRFDKYGDLKDGGFQMYKIKNGKFIAID from the coding sequence ATGATATTCCATAAATTATTTCGAGCACCCCTACTTATCTTCAGCCTTGTTTTAATATCATGTTCAGCCCATGCCAGCGATGTAATTACTATTGGCGTAGCTACCCCACAAAGCGGAGATTTCGCAATGCTTGGAAAGTCTGTTTTAGACGGAGTTTCTGTCGTAGTAGATGATTTAAACGCACACGGCGGACTTTTAGGCAAGCAAATAAAAATTGTAGTCGGAGACGATAACTGCAACCCCGATCTAGCTGTTAATATCGCTAAAAAATTGATTAATGATAAAGTTGATGCTGTTATTGGTCATCTTTGTTCCGGGGCGACGAAATCAGCTTTACCTTTTTATACCGAAGAAAAAATAATAACGATTTCACCATCAGCCGCAAATGTTGATTTAACAAAGAGCGGAAGCTTTCCGTATTTTTTTAGAACTATTCCGCCCAGTAATCTACAATCAAAACTCTGTGCCGATTTTGCTTTAAATATACTTAATGCCCAAAAAGTTGCAATTATACACGATAAAAGCGACTACGGCAATACTTATGCCGGTTTTGTAAACCGCTTGGTTCAAACTGACGAATATGCTTCTGTTGTATTATTTCAAGGATTTTCAAAAAATAATGTCAATTATAATGATATTGTTCAAAAAATAATCAAAAGCAAGGCAGATACCGTATTTTTTGGAGGTTACCACCCCGAAGGCGCAAAGTTAATTCTTAAACTAAAAGAAAACAATATCAAAGTTAACTTTATTTCTTCGGTTAGCCTTTACACAGAAAATATATTTCAACTTCTAGGCAATAATACAGACAACGTGTATCTTGCCGGAACAAAAAATTGTTCACCTTTCCCTCTAAATAAAAAAGCAACAGAAGAACTAAAAAAACGCTACAACAAAGAACCTCTTGGTTTTTACTTTGAAGCTTATTCCGCAATGTTGGTTTTGGCGAACGCCATTGAAACAGCTCAAAGCACCGAAACGGACAAGGTCTTAAACGCTTTGAAAACACAAAAAACCGAAACCCCTCTCGGAACTATACGTTTTGATAAATATGGCGACCTAAAAGATGGTGGTTTTCAAATGTACAAAATAAAAAACGGCAAGTTTATTGCTATTGATTAA
- a CDS encoding branched-chain amino acid ABC transporter substrate-binding protein — MNIKTPIKVLSAFILGSTLLSSVAKAEDVIKIGVATSQSGDFAQYGLPSLEAAKIVADELNAKGGILGKKVVIIPGDDQCKPELATNVATKMASEKVNAVIGHICSGATKAALPIYTKEKIIVISSAATSVDLTQSGEYPYFLRTIPPDDLQSKIAVDLVENQLKAKKIAIIHDKGDYGKNYVKFAKDFIEADKKASVVLFEGITPGQVDYSAIIKKVKNSGADALIFGGYHPEASKIVMQMKSKGLDIPFISSESIRTETFIKLAGKNSEGVYAAGTIDNSNLELYKKADADMKRVYNKQPGNFYFEAYAAMLALANAFETAGTTDPDKVLEVLRTKKTATPLGEIIFDQKGDLVGGGFQMYQVKNAKYVPISSK, encoded by the coding sequence ATGAACATAAAAACCCCAATAAAAGTATTATCTGCTTTTATTTTAGGATCTACCCTGCTTAGCTCTGTTGCAAAAGCGGAAGATGTAATCAAAATTGGCGTAGCAACCTCTCAAAGCGGAGACTTTGCCCAATATGGTTTACCCTCTTTAGAAGCGGCAAAAATAGTTGCTGATGAGCTAAATGCAAAAGGTGGAATTTTAGGCAAAAAAGTAGTAATTATTCCCGGCGATGACCAGTGTAAACCGGAACTTGCGACAAACGTTGCTACCAAGATGGCTTCGGAAAAAGTAAACGCAGTTATCGGACATATCTGTTCCGGTGCTACTAAAGCCGCCTTACCTATTTATACCAAAGAAAAAATAATCGTAATTTCTTCTGCTGCCACTAGCGTTGACTTAACACAAAGCGGAGAATACCCTTATTTTTTAAGAACCATACCGCCTGATGACTTGCAATCAAAAATTGCCGTTGATTTAGTAGAAAATCAACTTAAGGCAAAAAAAATCGCAATTATCCACGACAAAGGCGACTACGGCAAAAACTATGTTAAATTTGCCAAAGATTTTATCGAAGCCGATAAAAAAGCCTCTGTTGTATTGTTTGAAGGAATTACTCCCGGTCAGGTTGACTACTCGGCGATTATTAAAAAAGTGAAAAATTCCGGTGCTGACGCTTTGATTTTTGGTGGCTATCACCCCGAAGCCTCAAAGATAGTCATGCAAATGAAAAGTAAAGGTCTTGATATTCCTTTTATTTCATCTGAAAGCATCAGAACAGAAACTTTTATAAAACTCGCCGGTAAAAACTCCGAAGGAGTATACGCCGCAGGTACAATAGATAATTCTAACCTTGAGCTTTACAAAAAAGCCGATGCTGATATGAAAAGAGTCTATAACAAACAACCGGGCAATTTTTATTTTGAAGCATATGCCGCAATGCTAGCTCTTGCCAACGCTTTTGAAACTGCCGGAACCACAGACCCCGATAAAGTTTTAGAAGTATTGCGTACTAAAAAAACAGCTACCCCTCTTGGCGAAATTATCTTTGATCAAAAAGGTGATTTGGTTGGTGGCGGTTTCCAAATGTATCAAGTTAAAAACGCAAAATATGTGCCGATAAGCTCAAAATAA
- a CDS encoding branched-chain amino acid ABC transporter substrate-binding protein — MKVSSLIKFFSSSLMFALLCLPLSGLISFEANAATKNGDVIKIGVAGAHSGDLIQYGMPSYNAAKVIVEQINAKGGINGKKLVIVDGDDQCKPELATNVATKLVSEGVDVVMGHICSGATKAALPIYAEQKIIAISPSATNPDLTQSGQFPYFFRTIASDDMQAKLGVELALDKLGAKNIVILHDKGDYGKTYAEYAKKFIEESGRGKVVLFEGITPGQVDYGAVIQKVRSANVDAIIFGGYHPEASKLVQQMRKKRMQTPFISEDGIKIDAFLKLAGKDAEGVYATGLKDHSQEKLYAETLAAHKKMFGTDPGNYYFEAYSAMMALINAIEKTGGTDSAKIMEVLHNDYIETPLGKIRFTKAGDAEGVEFKMYQVKNGKYTEVK; from the coding sequence ATGAAAGTATCTTCTTTGATTAAATTTTTTTCATCTTCATTAATGTTTGCTTTGCTCTGCTTGCCACTTTCAGGCTTAATCAGCTTTGAAGCAAACGCCGCCACAAAAAACGGTGATGTTATTAAAATTGGCGTAGCCGGCGCTCATAGCGGCGATTTGATTCAATACGGAATGCCTAGTTATAACGCCGCTAAAGTTATTGTAGAACAAATTAATGCCAAAGGCGGAATTAATGGCAAAAAATTAGTAATAGTAGATGGCGATGATCAGTGCAAACCTGAACTTGCGACCAACGTTGCCACCAAACTTGTTTCTGAGGGCGTTGACGTTGTTATGGGGCATATTTGTTCCGGTGCAACCAAAGCCGCTTTACCTATTTATGCCGAACAAAAAATTATTGCAATCTCTCCTTCAGCCACTAACCCGGACTTAACTCAATCAGGACAGTTTCCATATTTCTTCCGCACTATTGCCTCTGATGACATGCAGGCAAAATTAGGAGTAGAACTCGCCCTTGATAAACTTGGTGCTAAAAATATTGTTATCTTACACGATAAAGGCGACTATGGTAAAACTTATGCAGAATACGCAAAGAAATTTATCGAAGAGAGCGGACGTGGTAAAGTTGTTTTATTTGAAGGAATTACCCCCGGACAAGTAGATTACGGCGCTGTAATTCAAAAAGTACGTAGTGCTAACGTAGACGCAATCATCTTTGGCGGGTACCACCCAGAAGCTTCTAAATTAGTTCAACAAATGCGTAAAAAACGTATGCAAACTCCTTTTATCTCTGAAGACGGTATAAAAATCGACGCTTTCTTAAAGCTTGCCGGTAAAGATGCCGAAGGCGTTTACGCCACCGGTTTAAAAGACCACTCTCAAGAAAAACTATATGCCGAAACCCTTGCCGCTCATAAAAAAATGTTTGGAACAGACCCCGGCAACTATTATTTTGAAGCCTATTCCGCTATGATGGCTTTAATTAATGCTATCGAAAAAACCGGCGGAACTGATAGTGCAAAAATAATGGAAGTTTTACATAACGACTATATAGAAACTCCACTTGGAAAAATCCGTTTTACTAAAGCCGGCGATGCCGAAGGCGTAGAGTTCAAAATGTACCAAGTAAAAAATGGAAAATACACAGAAGTAAAATAA
- the miaA gene encoding tRNA (adenosine(37)-N6)-dimethylallyltransferase MiaA has translation MNSIFQKKPLLIFCGPTGSGKTASSLYLVEHLLKTTNNQEYNSCVIINSDSRQLYKDFPIITAQPDHEEQKHCLHKLFGVIETKEKVTATTYSELAKKEIYECYANKQLPILVGGTGLYLKVLLEGIAHIPEIPEEISQYWRERCCLEGSVALHKKLEEVDGVLAKRLHPNDQQRIVRGLEVYTATQKALSEWQAEQKNSEPEFNFLKIGIGDSFPNSLSLLEPRLKLRIDRMLELGAIEEAQKAKAKCNDYKASGWSGIGCSELYQYLNNELTIEECKQLWYKNTRAYAKRQLTWFKADKEIHWFKPDDMESVLALAIKFITC, from the coding sequence ATGAACAGCATCTTCCAAAAAAAACCTCTACTTATTTTTTGTGGACCTACCGGTTCCGGTAAAACGGCGAGTTCTTTATATTTAGTCGAACATCTGCTAAAGACAACCAATAATCAAGAATATAATTCATGTGTCATTATCAATTCCGATTCGCGTCAGCTTTACAAAGACTTTCCAATTATTACAGCACAACCAGACCATGAAGAACAAAAGCACTGTTTGCACAAGCTTTTTGGGGTTATTGAAACCAAAGAGAAAGTTACTGCTACAACATATTCCGAGTTGGCTAAAAAAGAAATTTACGAGTGTTATGCCAACAAGCAATTACCCATTTTAGTTGGTGGAACCGGGCTTTATCTTAAGGTTTTGTTAGAGGGAATTGCTCATATCCCTGAAATTCCCGAAGAAATATCTCAATATTGGCGAGAGCGTTGTTGCCTTGAGGGTTCTGTTGCTTTACATAAAAAGTTGGAAGAAGTAGACGGGGTATTGGCGAAACGCCTTCACCCAAATGATCAACAACGCATTGTCAGAGGGCTTGAGGTTTATACGGCGACTCAAAAAGCTTTGAGCGAGTGGCAGGCGGAACAAAAAAACTCAGAACCCGAGTTTAATTTTTTAAAAATTGGTATTGGTGATAGCTTCCCAAATAGCTTATCATTGCTTGAACCTCGTTTAAAGTTGCGTATTGATAGAATGTTAGAACTTGGAGCTATAGAAGAAGCTCAAAAAGCTAAAGCCAAATGTAACGATTATAAGGCTTCGGGGTGGTCGGGTATAGGTTGTTCCGAATTATATCAATATCTTAATAACGAATTAACGATTGAAGAATGTAAGCAACTTTGGTATAAAAATACTCGTGCTTATGCAAAACGCCAACTTACGTGGTTTAAAGCCGATAAAGAAATTCATTGGTTTAAACCTGATGATATGGAAAGCGTTTTAGCTTTGGCTATAAAATTTATAACTTGTTAA
- a CDS encoding malic enzyme-like NAD(P)-binding protein — protein sequence MALYTKENALDYHAKPRPGKIEVLPTKPCDNQKDLSMAYSPGVAEACLAIKADESLVDVYTGRGNLVAVVSNGTAVLGLGNIGPKAGKPVMEGKGILFKMFADIDVFDINLAETDPDKIVAIVKALEPTFGAINLEDIKAPECFYIEETLKKEMGIPVFHDDQHGTAVISAAALINACEITKRNISDCKVVVSGAGAAATACTNLYISLGVKVSNVYMFDTKGLIHKGRTDLNKYKAAFAQEKDCSFKEAMTGADVFLGLSVAGLVTKDIVKSMAKDPILFAMANPEPEISYADAKEASPNCIMGTGRSDYPNQINNVSGFPFLFRGALDVGAKEINEAMKIAAAKSLAALAKEPVPEEVSKAYGGEKFSFGIDYVIPKPLDPRILVWETPAVAQAAMDSGIARKPIKDMQAYKESLVKRVQKCRERADSLYKSYL from the coding sequence ATGGCTTTATACACAAAAGAAAATGCACTGGATTATCACGCTAAACCCCGCCCCGGCAAAATAGAAGTTTTGCCGACAAAACCTTGCGACAATCAAAAAGATTTGTCCATGGCTTATTCCCCCGGTGTTGCCGAAGCTTGTTTGGCAATTAAAGCAGACGAAAGTTTGGTTGATGTTTATACCGGGCGTGGAAACTTGGTTGCGGTTGTATCTAACGGAACCGCTGTTTTAGGGCTTGGAAATATTGGACCAAAAGCCGGAAAGCCGGTTATGGAAGGTAAGGGCATTTTGTTTAAAATGTTTGCCGATATTGATGTTTTTGATATTAACCTTGCGGAAACCGACCCTGATAAAATCGTGGCTATAGTTAAAGCTTTAGAGCCGACTTTTGGTGCGATTAATCTTGAAGATATTAAGGCTCCGGAATGTTTTTATATTGAAGAAACTTTAAAAAAAGAAATGGGTATTCCCGTTTTTCACGACGACCAACACGGAACAGCGGTAATCTCAGCCGCAGCCTTGATTAACGCTTGTGAAATTACTAAACGCAATATTTCAGATTGTAAAGTTGTCGTATCCGGTGCCGGTGCGGCGGCAACAGCCTGTACGAACTTATATATTTCTCTTGGTGTTAAAGTTTCTAATGTTTATATGTTTGATACCAAAGGTCTTATTCATAAAGGGCGTACTGATCTAAACAAATATAAAGCGGCGTTTGCTCAAGAAAAAGATTGTTCTTTTAAAGAAGCAATGACCGGTGCTGATGTCTTCTTAGGTCTTTCCGTTGCCGGTTTGGTAACTAAAGATATAGTTAAGAGCATGGCAAAAGATCCTATTTTATTTGCTATGGCAAACCCTGAACCTGAAATCAGCTATGCCGATGCCAAAGAAGCTTCTCCTAATTGTATTATGGGAACAGGGCGTAGTGATTATCCGAACCAAATCAATAACGTTTCCGGTTTTCCATTTTTATTCCGTGGAGCTTTAGACGTTGGGGCAAAAGAAATTAACGAAGCCATGAAAATTGCGGCGGCAAAATCTTTGGCTGCTCTTGCAAAAGAGCCTGTTCCCGAAGAAGTTTCCAAAGCATATGGCGGTGAAAAATTTAGCTTTGGCATTGATTATGTTATTCCTAAGCCTTTAGATCCGCGTATTTTAGTTTGGGAGACTCCGGCTGTTGCTCAAGCGGCGATGGATTCAGGTATTGCTCGCAAACCGATCAAAGATATGCAAGCTTACAAAGAAAGCCTTGTAAAACGTGTACAAAAATGCCGTGAACGTGCGGACTCTTTATATAAAAGTTATTTATAA
- a CDS encoding GyrI-like domain-containing protein, translating to MKIVLGIIILLLIIIVCLYAYYGGFSAIVFRKEKQGGEVFVYQSVVGDYKLTGEITDAVYYYLLNTHNIETFKGAGIFYDDPRKVDAAKLRSESGCLLEDKTLTIDSLKLDKYSAKIIPEQNYIVTEMPYNGLISILLGIWRVYPALTKYLKENNLPENLPVMEIYDVPNKKIIYRVFIEQ from the coding sequence ATGAAAATTGTATTAGGTATTATCATTCTCTTGTTAATCATAATAGTTTGTTTATATGCTTATTATGGGGGTTTTTCGGCTATTGTATTTCGCAAAGAAAAACAAGGGGGCGAAGTTTTTGTTTATCAAAGTGTAGTCGGCGATTATAAACTAACAGGTGAAATTACAGATGCGGTTTATTATTATTTGTTAAACACACATAATATAGAGACTTTTAAAGGGGCAGGCATTTTTTATGATGACCCTCGTAAAGTTGATGCTGCAAAGTTGCGTTCCGAATCTGGTTGTTTGCTCGAAGATAAAACTTTGACTATAGACAGTTTAAAACTTGATAAATATTCAGCTAAAATTATTCCAGAACAAAATTATATTGTTACAGAAATGCCTTATAATGGATTAATCTCTATTCTTCTGGGAATATGGCGTGTGTATCCTGCTCTAACTAAGTATTTAAAAGAAAATAATTTGCCTGAAAACTTGCCGGTAATGGAAATATATGATGTACCTAATAAAAAAATTATTTACCGTGTTTTTATAGAACAATAG
- a CDS encoding extracellular solute-binding protein codes for MKNLIKTFLMLVAVLCLPFSASAKDSIMMATTTSTQDSGLLDYIKPIFEKDTGVELKWVSVGTGKALEIGRAGDADVLLVHAPAAEKKFVAEGYGVDRRLVMYNDFIFVGPKNDPAKVKGLSTTETLKRLSADKAKFISRGDDSGTHKKELDLWKKAELTTPDKEDWYVSLGQGMMAVLRFAAEKDAYTFTDRGTWIAFEDVQKPNPLTILVEGDKSLRNQYSVIMVNPEKHPKVKKEAAQKFIDWWVSPAAQKAIADYKLKGKQLFFPNAGEKD; via the coding sequence ATGAAAAATTTAATAAAAACTTTTTTAATGTTAGTGGCTGTGTTGTGCTTACCTTTTAGTGCTAGTGCTAAAGATTCAATCATGATGGCGACAACGACAAGCACTCAAGATAGCGGTTTATTAGATTATATTAAGCCAATTTTTGAAAAAGATACCGGTGTTGAATTAAAATGGGTTTCAGTCGGCACGGGGAAAGCTCTTGAAATCGGTAGAGCAGGGGACGCTGATGTTTTATTAGTACACGCACCCGCCGCAGAAAAGAAATTCGTTGCCGAAGGTTATGGAGTTGATCGCCGTTTAGTTATGTATAATGATTTTATTTTTGTAGGACCTAAAAACGACCCTGCAAAAGTAAAAGGGTTAAGCACTACAGAAACCTTGAAGCGTTTATCAGCCGATAAAGCAAAGTTTATTAGCCGTGGTGATGATTCCGGTACGCATAAAAAAGAACTTGATTTATGGAAGAAAGCAGAGCTTACAACTCCTGATAAAGAAGATTGGTATGTGAGTTTAGGTCAAGGCATGATGGCTGTATTGCGTTTTGCTGCTGAAAAAGATGCTTATACCTTTACTGACCGTGGCACTTGGATAGCTTTTGAAGATGTTCAAAAACCAAATCCTTTAACTATTTTGGTTGAAGGCGATAAAAGCTTGAGAAATCAATATAGTGTTATTATGGTTAACCCTGAAAAACACCCTAAAGTTAAAAAAGAAGCTGCTCAAAAGTTTATTGACTGGTGGGTTTCTCCCGCTGCTCAAAAGGCTATCGCTGATTATAAACTAAAGGGTAAACAGTTGTTTTTCCCTAATGCCGGAGAAAAAGATTAA
- the ribB gene encoding 3,4-dihydroxy-2-butanone-4-phosphate synthase, which yields MCRNLLSYWGSSKERIFNAVSSLQKGRGVLIVDDEDRENEGDLIFSAETITNAQMAMLIRECSGIVCLCITKAKAQALSLPQMVQDNTSSYGTAFTISIEAAEGVTTGVSASDRVQTIKAAIAYNAHPKDLKRPGHVFPLVAKDGGVLERQGHTEATIDIMKIAGLQPYGVLCEVTNFDGTMARLPEIHDFGILHKIPVLTVQDIVEFKLHSV from the coding sequence ATGTGCCGGAATCTGTTGTCTTACTGGGGTTCTTCTAAAGAACGTATTTTTAATGCTGTTTCATCATTACAAAAAGGTAGAGGTGTCCTTATCGTAGATGATGAGGACAGAGAAAATGAGGGCGATTTAATATTTTCTGCTGAAACCATTACCAACGCACAAATGGCTATGCTTATTCGAGAATGTAGCGGAATTGTTTGTTTATGCATTACTAAAGCAAAAGCACAGGCTTTGTCTCTGCCACAAATGGTTCAAGATAACACCAGCTCATATGGAACAGCGTTTACCATTTCAATTGAAGCTGCTGAGGGTGTAACCACTGGTGTCTCTGCGTCAGACCGCGTTCAAACAATTAAGGCTGCAATAGCATATAATGCTCACCCAAAAGACCTGAAACGGCCAGGACATGTTTTTCCTCTTGTTGCTAAAGATGGTGGTGTTTTAGAGCGTCAAGGGCATACAGAGGCGACTATAGATATTATGAAGATCGCAGGGCTTCAACCTTATGGTGTTTTATGCGAGGTAACAAACTTTGATGGCACCATGGCGCGTTTGCCAGAAATTCATGATTTTGGGATATTGCATAAAATTCCAGTTTTAACAGTGCAGGATATTGTTGAATTTAAATTGCATAGTGTTTAA